Proteins encoded together in one Quercus lobata isolate SW786 chromosome 3, ValleyOak3.0 Primary Assembly, whole genome shotgun sequence window:
- the LOC115981507 gene encoding uncharacterized protein LOC115981507, whose protein sequence is MEISSQKSLEKVLSQKALQMGSSFPCQICVVGFLCGVCLTSLFLAALTSFGSFEFGGFSLSTMSPGASPRNSGSEIFNIVTSTDCNFKPKETERLEVDSRSVKERTDDERVSLLYSAWSAKLTKSVDEESEYLKQLRLSRSNVPNAPHLENCKLRTQVNERLDRRPGNESFPPWTGWKGVLDMNPAATTNEQMTYFRHRVISEGAYPPWITGSDEENYPYTRKVQRDIWLHQHPLNCRDPNVKFLVADWERLPGFGIGAQLAGMCGLLAIAINEKRVLVTNFYNRADHDGCKGSSRASWSCYFFPETSQECRDRAFDLLGSDEAWKRGIITAKENYSSKEIWTGRTPRLWGDPWAYLQPTTEINGSLIAYHRKMDRRWWRSQAVRYLMRFQSEYMCGLLNVAHHAAFGKEAAKLVLKSLGKEWPKEFTNKPNSDIEDYVWSSHKPWIPRPLLSMHVRMGDKACEMKVVEFEEYMHLADRIRKRFPHLNGIWLSTEMQEVIDKSKSYSNWNFYYTNVTRQVGNMTMASYESSLGRETSTNYPLVNFLMATEADFFIGALGSTWCFLIDGMRNTGGKVMAGYLSVNKDRFW, encoded by the exons ATGGAGATATCAAGCCAGAAGTCTCTTGAGAAAGTTCTTTCACAAAAGGCTTTGCAGATGGGGAGTTCatttccatgccaaatttgtgTGGTGGGTTTTCTCTGTGGAGTCTGCCTCACCTCTTTGTTCCTGGCTGCTCTCACTTCATTTGGTTCCTTTGAGTTTGGTGGGTTTTCATTATCAACCATGTCCCCGGGTGCCTCACCAAGGAATTCAGGTTCAGAAATTTTCA ATATTGTTACGAGTACAGATTGCAATTTTAAACCAAAGGAAACAGAGAGACTAGAGGTGGATTCACGAAGTGTTAAAGAAAGGACAGATGATGAGAGAGTTTCCCTGTTGTATTCAGCTTGGAGTGCCAAGCTGACTAAATCAGTAGATGAAGAAAGTGAATACTTGAAGCAGCTGAGACTAAGCAGATCCAATGTGCCAAATGCCCCTCATTTGGAAAACTGCAAGTTGAGAACACAAGTAAATGAGCGTCTCGATAGGCGTCCTGGGAATGAGAGTTTCCCTCCTTGGACTGGTTGGAAGGGAGTGTTAGACATGAACCCAGCAGCTACAACTAATGAGCAGATGACATACTTTAGGCATCGGGTTATATCTGAAGGTGCTTACCCTCCTTGG ATTACAGGGTCAGATGAAGAAAACTATCCCTATACTAGAAAGGTGCAACGGGACATATGGCTGCATCAGCATCCATTGAACTGCAGGGATCCAAATGTAAAATTTCTTGTAGCTGACTGGGAGAGATTACCTGGATTTGGTATTGGAGCACAGCTTGCTGGAATGTGTGGTCTTCTTGCTATTGCAATTAATGAGAAAAGGGTCCTTGTTACCAACTTCTATAATCGGGCTGACCATGATGGATGTAAAG GTTCCTCCCGCGCCAGCTGGTCTTGCTATTTCTTTCCAGAAACATCTCAAGAATGCCGAGACCGTGCATTTGATCTGTTGGGGAGTGATGAGGCATGGAAAAGAGGAATCATAACtgcaaaagaaaattacagTTCAAAGGAAATATGGACTGGACGGACTCCTAG GTTATGGGGTGATCCTTGGGCTtatttgcaaccaacaacagAAATAAATGGGAGCTTGATTGCTTATCATCGCAAGATGGATCGCAGGTGGTGGAGGTCACAG GCAGTGCGCTACTTGATGAGATTTCAATCAGAGTACATGTGTGGCTTATTAAATGTTGCCCACCATGCTGCATTTGGAAAGGAAGCTGCAAAATTAGTTCTGAAAAGTCTTGGCAAGGAATGGCCAAAG GAATTTACAAACAAGCCAAATTCTGATATTGAAGATTATGTATGGTCAAGTCATAAACCATGGATCCCTAGGCCACTGCTAAGCATGCATGTAAGAATGGGAGACAAAGCATGCGAAATGAAGGTAGTTGAATTTGAAGAGTACATGCATCTTGCTGACCGCATTAGGAAGCGCTTCCCACACCTCAACGGCATTTGGCTTTCAACTGAAATGCAG GAAGTCATTGACAAATCCAAAAGCTATTCTAATTGGAACTTTTACTACACAAATGTGACACGGCAAGTGGGAAACATGACAATGGCCAGTTATGAATCGAGCCTTGGTAGGGAGACTAGCACAAATTATCCCCTCGTCAATTTCTTAATGGCAACGGAAGCTGACTTTTTCATTGGAGCTTTAGGTTCCACTTGGTGTTTCCTTATAGATGGAATGAGGAATACTGGGGGAAAAGTAATGGCTGGATACTTAAGTGTTAACAAAGATCGATTTTGGTAG